The proteins below are encoded in one region of Sphingobium yanoikuyae:
- the dnaN gene encoding DNA polymerase III subunit beta produces the protein MKATIERATLLKSLSHVQSVVERRNTIPILSNVLIEASADGAIKLMATDLDLQVVESVSAQVEQAGATTISAHTLFDIARKLPEGSQVSLQAADGKMLIQAGRARFNLSTLPRDDFPVIAEGDLPTSFELPAETLKQIIDKTRFAISTEETRYYLNGIYFHVSDEGSPVLKAAATDGHRLARVTVPRPDGADGMPGIIIPRKCIAELRKLLDEVEGSVQVSLSASKIRFGLGSAILTSKLIDGTFPDYSRVIPTANDKLLKIDPRSFEEGVDRVATIATEKTRAVKMSLDKDKITLSVTSPENGTAAEEVPGAFQGEGFDIGFNARYLLDILGQIDTDIVELHLADAAAPTLIRENDRSPALYVLMPMRV, from the coding sequence ATGAAGGCCACCATCGAACGCGCAACGCTCCTCAAGAGCCTCAGCCACGTCCAGTCGGTGGTCGAGCGGCGCAACACGATTCCGATCCTGTCCAACGTGCTGATCGAGGCATCGGCGGATGGCGCGATCAAGCTGATGGCGACCGATCTCGACCTGCAGGTCGTGGAAAGCGTGTCGGCCCAGGTCGAACAGGCCGGCGCCACCACCATTTCCGCCCACACGCTGTTCGACATCGCCCGCAAGCTGCCCGAAGGCAGCCAGGTGTCGCTGCAGGCGGCCGACGGCAAGATGCTGATCCAGGCCGGCCGCGCCCGCTTCAACCTGTCGACCCTGCCGCGTGACGACTTCCCGGTGATTGCCGAGGGCGACCTGCCGACCAGCTTCGAACTGCCGGCCGAAACGCTCAAGCAGATCATCGACAAGACGCGCTTCGCCATCTCGACCGAAGAGACGCGCTATTATCTGAACGGCATCTATTTCCACGTCTCGGACGAAGGCTCGCCGGTGCTCAAGGCCGCCGCGACCGACGGCCACCGTCTGGCCCGCGTCACCGTGCCGCGTCCCGACGGCGCCGATGGCATGCCGGGCATCATCATCCCCCGCAAGTGCATCGCCGAACTGCGCAAGCTGCTCGACGAGGTCGAGGGTTCGGTTCAGGTCAGCCTGTCGGCCAGCAAGATCCGCTTTGGCCTGGGCAGCGCAATCCTGACCAGCAAGCTGATCGACGGCACCTTCCCCGATTATAGCCGCGTCATTCCGACCGCGAACGACAAGCTGCTCAAGATCGACCCGCGCAGCTTCGAGGAAGGCGTGGACCGCGTTGCGACCATCGCCACCGAAAAGACTCGCGCGGTCAAGATGAGCCTCGACAAGGACAAGATCACCCTGTCGGTCACCAGCCCGGAAAATGGCACGGCGGCCGAAGAAGTGCCCGGCGCGTTCCAGGGCGAAGGCTTCGATATCGGCTTCAACGCCCGTTATCTGCTCGACATCCTTGGCCAGATCGACACCGACATCGTCGAACTGCACCTAGCCGATGCGGCCGCACCGACGCTGATCCGCGAAAATGATCGCAGCCCGGCGCTTTACGTTCTGATGCCGATGCGCGTCTGA
- a CDS encoding outer membrane protein codes for MKSITFFIASAVLCFVSAPAFAQDYAPFMGAHAEIITGYDVVDAKGVKSADGLLYGLNAGYDFALGGLILGIEGEISDSTTRLHVAGGKSETDRDLYVGGRIGVPLGSKALAYVKAGYSNARMEYEASDGEGGLIRGGDNGDGLRLGAGLEYRIAEKLFLKGEYRYSDYEAGVSRHQLVTGIGLRF; via the coding sequence ATGAAGAGTATCACGTTTTTCATTGCTTCGGCTGTTCTATGTTTTGTTTCGGCGCCTGCCTTTGCGCAGGATTATGCCCCTTTCATGGGTGCTCATGCCGAAATCATCACCGGCTATGATGTGGTCGATGCCAAGGGCGTCAAATCGGCCGACGGCCTGCTCTATGGCCTCAATGCCGGCTATGACTTTGCCCTGGGCGGCCTGATTCTCGGCATCGAAGGTGAAATTTCCGATTCCACCACTCGCCTGCATGTCGCCGGCGGCAAGAGCGAAACCGATCGCGACCTGTATGTCGGCGGGCGGATCGGCGTGCCGCTTGGCAGCAAGGCGCTCGCCTATGTGAAGGCAGGCTACAGCAATGCGCGGATGGAATATGAAGCCAGTGACGGCGAAGGCGGCCTGATCCGTGGCGGCGACAATGGCGACGGGCTGCGGCTGGGCGCGGGTCTGGAATATCGGATCGCCGAAAAGCTCTTCCTCAAGGGCGAATATCGCTATTCCGATTATGAGGCAGGCGTGTCGCGCCACCAGTTGGTGACGGGCATCGGCCTGCGCTTCTGA
- a CDS encoding molybdopterin-binding protein gives MILTRRTLLLGATATLAGCDRIARQPLARDILFSADNFHSWAQRKIMARDALTQEFRPDQISPFFRANGTANPNTPAYKALWRSGFADWRLRIDGLVARPLSLSLSQLHALPHREQITRHDCVEGWSAIGKWRGVPLKLLLDGAGLRDRARYIVFHCADDMGGGTAYYESIDLIDAFHPQTILAFALNDRPLSVANGAPLRLRVERQLGYKQAKYLMRIEAVESLLSIGRGKGGFWEDRANYDWYAGI, from the coding sequence ATGATCCTCACCCGCCGCACCCTGCTGCTGGGCGCAACCGCGACGCTGGCGGGATGCGACCGGATCGCGCGCCAGCCGCTGGCCCGCGACATCCTCTTTTCCGCCGACAATTTCCATTCATGGGCGCAGCGCAAGATCATGGCGCGCGACGCACTGACACAGGAATTCCGGCCCGATCAGATTTCGCCCTTCTTCCGCGCGAACGGCACCGCCAATCCCAACACCCCGGCCTACAAGGCGCTGTGGCGCAGCGGCTTTGCCGACTGGCGGCTGCGCATCGACGGACTCGTCGCCCGGCCCCTGTCGCTTTCGCTGTCACAATTGCACGCCCTGCCCCATCGCGAGCAGATCACCCGCCATGACTGTGTCGAGGGGTGGAGCGCGATCGGCAAGTGGCGCGGCGTGCCGTTGAAGCTGCTGCTCGACGGTGCGGGGCTGCGCGATCGCGCCCGCTATATCGTGTTCCACTGCGCCGACGACATGGGCGGCGGCACCGCTTATTATGAGAGCATCGACCTGATCGATGCCTTCCATCCCCAGACCATCCTGGCCTTCGCGCTCAACGACCGGCCGCTGAGCGTCGCCAATGGCGCGCCGTTGCGGCTGCGGGTGGAGCGACAACTGGGCTATAAGCAGGCCAAATATCTGATGCGGATCGAGGCGGTCGAGAGCCTATTGTCCATCGGTCGGGGCAAGGGCGGTTTTTGGGAAGACCGCGCCAATTATGATTGGTATGCAGGCATTTGA
- the rlmN gene encoding 23S rRNA (adenine(2503)-C(2))-methyltransferase RlmN, translating to MMQIPGLIDPVPVPRAVTPREDGRVDMLGLTRAQMKGALEEAGLDQKAAKLRSKQLFHWLYHRGETDFEKMTDLAKPMRLWMAERFIVGRPQVVEAQVSNDGTRKWLLRSDDGQDYEMVFIPDADRGTLCVSSQVGCTLNCSFCHTGTMRLVRNLTPGEIVGQVMLARDALGEWPKGSMASANDDETDEDSQYTADGRMLTNIVMMGMGEPLYNFDHVRDALKLVMDGDGLALSKRRITLSTSGVVPMMARAAEEIGVNLAVSLHAVTKEVRDELVPLNRKYGIEELLQACADYPKANNARRITFEYVMIKDKNDSDADAHELVRLIRKYKLPAKVNLIPFNPWPGTDYECSSPERIRAFSTIVFEGGISAPVRTPRGRDIMAACGQLKSASEKKSKAELKRLAEEKQAALG from the coding sequence ATGATGCAAATTCCCGGCCTTATCGACCCTGTGCCCGTGCCCCGCGCGGTGACGCCCCGTGAGGACGGACGCGTCGACATGCTGGGCCTGACCCGCGCCCAGATGAAGGGCGCGCTGGAAGAAGCCGGCCTCGACCAGAAGGCAGCCAAGCTGCGGTCCAAGCAGCTGTTCCATTGGCTCTATCATCGCGGCGAAACCGATTTCGAGAAGATGACCGACTTGGCCAAGCCGATGCGGCTGTGGATGGCGGAACGCTTCATCGTCGGCCGGCCGCAGGTGGTGGAGGCGCAGGTGTCGAACGACGGCACCCGCAAATGGCTGCTCCGTTCGGACGATGGCCAGGATTATGAGATGGTCTTCATCCCCGATGCGGACCGCGGCACCTTGTGCGTGTCGAGCCAGGTCGGCTGCACGCTCAATTGCAGCTTCTGCCACACCGGCACGATGCGACTGGTGCGCAACCTGACGCCGGGCGAGATTGTCGGCCAGGTCATGCTGGCACGCGACGCGCTGGGCGAATGGCCCAAGGGCAGCATGGCCAGCGCCAATGACGACGAGACGGACGAGGATTCGCAATATACGGCGGACGGCCGCATGCTCACCAACATCGTGATGATGGGCATGGGCGAGCCGCTCTATAATTTCGACCATGTCCGCGACGCGCTCAAGCTGGTGATGGACGGCGATGGCCTGGCCCTGTCGAAGCGGCGCATCACCCTGTCGACCAGCGGCGTCGTGCCGATGATGGCGCGCGCGGCGGAAGAGATTGGCGTCAACCTGGCGGTCTCGCTCCATGCCGTGACCAAGGAAGTGCGCGACGAGTTGGTGCCGCTCAACCGCAAATATGGCATCGAGGAACTGCTCCAGGCCTGTGCCGATTATCCCAAGGCGAACAATGCCCGGCGCATCACGTTCGAATATGTGATGATCAAGGACAAGAATGACAGCGATGCCGACGCGCATGAGCTGGTCCGCCTGATCCGCAAGTACAAGCTGCCGGCCAAGGTCAACCTGATCCCGTTCAACCCCTGGCCGGGCACCGACTATGAATGTTCGAGTCCCGAACGAATCCGCGCGTTCAGCACGATCGTGTTCGAAGGCGGCATTTCCGCGCCGGTGCGCACGCCGCGCGGTCGCGACATCATGGCCGCCTGTGGCCAGCTCAAGTCGGCGAGCGAGAAGAAGAGCAAGGCGGAACTCAAGCGCCTGGCCGAAGAGAAGCAAGCCGCACTCGGATAA
- a CDS encoding cytochrome b/b6 domain-containing protein, translated as MVRRHRLTTRLWHWLNALLLYILFTSGLGIFNAHPRLYWGQYGANFDHAWLELDRFPGWITLPALYNLALSRHWHLTAAPIFAVALLFYMLWSLADGHIARDLAFRRGELAPRHVWQDIRDHARLRFPTGAAALRYNVLQKASYIAVIFIALPLLILTGLTMSPGMNAAWPWLVDLFGGRQSARSIHFLTAFALVAFFLVHMLMVLLAGPVNEIGSMITGRYRLPKDRP; from the coding sequence ATGGTCCGCCGCCACCGCCTGACCACCCGGCTGTGGCACTGGCTGAACGCGCTGCTGCTCTATATCCTCTTCACCTCCGGCCTTGGCATCTTCAACGCCCACCCCCGCCTTTATTGGGGGCAATATGGCGCCAATTTCGACCATGCCTGGCTGGAGTTGGACCGGTTCCCCGGCTGGATCACCCTGCCCGCCCTCTATAATCTGGCGCTGTCGCGCCACTGGCACCTGACCGCCGCGCCGATCTTCGCCGTCGCGCTGCTTTTCTACATGCTCTGGAGCCTGGCCGACGGCCATATCGCCCGCGACCTGGCCTTTCGCCGGGGCGAACTGGCGCCGCGCCATGTCTGGCAGGACATAAGGGACCATGCCCGGCTGCGCTTCCCCACCGGCGCCGCGGCGCTGCGCTACAATGTGCTGCAGAAGGCGAGCTATATCGCGGTCATCTTCATCGCCCTGCCGCTGCTGATCCTGACCGGCCTTACCATGTCGCCCGGCATGAACGCCGCCTGGCCCTGGCTGGTCGACCTGTTCGGCGGACGCCAGTCGGCCCGGTCGATCCATTTCCTGACCGCCTTCGCGCTGGTCGCCTTCTTCCTGGTCCATATGCTGATGGTGCTGCTGGCCGGCCCGGTGAACGAGATAGGATCGATGATCACCGGCCGCTATCGCCTCCCTAAGGACCGGCCATGA
- a CDS encoding outer membrane protein, whose protein sequence is MKTVIFAAIAAAAAVSAPAFAQDAAPFTGPRAGVTMGFDKAQGEDGFSYGVTAGYDLAVANRVTFGPEVSFGDSTVDGQGFDASRDLAASVRLGYVVTPQILAFGKVGYASSRIEAAGAHTSLEGVRYGGGLEYSVTPNTYISAEYQRTEYEDNFGGRDAGVVGIGFRF, encoded by the coding sequence ATGAAGACTGTGATTTTCGCAGCGATTGCTGCTGCCGCCGCTGTTTCGGCCCCCGCTTTCGCTCAGGATGCTGCGCCGTTCACCGGTCCGCGCGCTGGCGTCACCATGGGCTTTGACAAGGCGCAGGGCGAAGACGGTTTCAGCTACGGCGTGACCGCCGGCTACGACCTCGCCGTTGCCAACCGCGTGACCTTCGGTCCGGAAGTGTCGTTCGGTGACTCGACCGTCGACGGCCAGGGCTTCGACGCCAGCCGCGACCTCGCCGCTTCGGTCCGTCTCGGCTATGTCGTGACCCCGCAGATCCTGGCGTTCGGCAAGGTCGGCTACGCTTCGAGCCGCATCGAAGCCGCTGGCGCCCACACCTCGCTGGAAGGCGTGCGTTACGGCGGTGGTCTGGAATATTCGGTGACCCCGAACACCTACATCTCGGCCGAATATCAGCGCACCGAGTATGAAGACAATTTCGGTGGCCGTGACGCTGGCGTCGTCGGCATCGGCTTCCGTTTCTGA
- a CDS encoding NYN domain-containing protein has translation MATAIVVDGAYFLHRFRHAFPNLDAGNPKAIAYGLIYLSAWHIAIRLGPKPTLAAIDTQNFRPEETVELYRIFFYDCPPLIKRLHSPVSKRSIDLSKTEQALFRLGVHRELQTMRKVALRLGRLNESFLWRPKADAMKSWLRDPGQFSPTDADFELDVTQKGVDMRLGLDVAAMAFKRQVNQIILVAADADFVPATKLARREGIDVVLDTMGGFAAHDLIEHVDGVRSTIFDKAVMAN, from the coding sequence ATGGCAACGGCAATTGTCGTGGATGGGGCATATTTCCTCCATCGCTTCCGACATGCATTTCCTAATCTGGATGCCGGCAATCCGAAAGCTATCGCTTACGGGTTAATCTATTTGTCTGCCTGGCATATTGCCATTCGCTTGGGCCCGAAGCCAACCTTGGCGGCAATCGACACACAGAATTTCCGGCCTGAAGAAACAGTCGAACTCTATCGCATCTTCTTTTACGACTGTCCGCCCCTGATCAAAAGACTGCATTCGCCCGTCAGCAAGAGGTCGATTGACCTTTCCAAGACAGAGCAAGCACTATTCCGGTTAGGCGTGCATCGCGAATTGCAGACGATGCGCAAGGTGGCTTTAAGGCTTGGCCGATTGAACGAGAGCTTTTTGTGGCGGCCAAAGGCCGACGCGATGAAATCCTGGCTACGCGATCCGGGGCAATTTTCCCCGACCGATGCCGATTTTGAACTGGATGTCACGCAAAAGGGCGTGGACATGCGACTAGGCTTGGACGTTGCCGCAATGGCCTTCAAGCGGCAGGTCAACCAGATTATATTGGTCGCGGCAGATGCCGACTTCGTGCCCGCGACCAAATTGGCCCGTCGAGAAGGCATCGATGTGGTATTGGACACGATGGGTGGCTTTGCTGCCCATGATCTTATCGAACATGTCGATGGGGTGAGAAGCACCATCTTCGACAAGGCAGTAATGGCGAACTAA
- a CDS encoding EAL domain-containing protein produces MAIVRKTDTDAPARTASLLVSLGLAESGTEVAANWLSRSFTHVAALWPLMLLAKLCVAALLGMLSFTRPEHGALLCGVVLIDGLLMLVPRWALFRNLRPHVQNWLMLPALFCSGLSFSLWLAHGNGVAMPSAVPEMAIALLAVCIVGDRRLLGLSYFMGALLVAGIAHAGMVHLGLLASCLAVMAIATLRQAAADRERAIEQHRQDLKAQRSDRLLEEYEQSGRGWFWETDRHGHITYISATLAEPLGVEAGSLIGRSLTDIIQQGDRQQGDGERTLGFHLSARTGFADIAVRAAIAREERWWSISGEPVFNEYGQFHGFRGSGTDLTEMRRSQAEVTRLAQYDSLTGLANRVQMLQALEQAVLGSRGKQGECALMMLDLDRFKSVNDTLGHPAGDALLRQVSQRLQRVVGNQGLVGRQGGDEFKVLVHGRHDRNRLGLLAQAIISALSQPYSIEGTGVVIGVSIGISFCPEDGVTADALIRNADLALYKAKGDGRGVYRFYSADMHADAEDRRQLEQDLRHALTADGLHLVYQPIVSSTTERITGYEALLRWDHPVRGAISPALFVPIAEDSGLIAPIGEWVMRTACRDAAQWDAGIRVAVNVSAMQFANPGFPTTVMQALASAQLAPERLELEITESVFLNDNDGTDAMFTRLKGLGVRLALDDFGTGYSSLGYLKKAPFDKIKIDQSFVRGAAIRGSRNSAIIKAIVSLAEALGMDTTAEGAETRDELDLIRQLGCSHIQGYIYGRPMPAAQVLEGQRANGVSARSEGFQSSRPERKAMLRTVAVHHDGHVYNGRIRNISATGAMIEGLWNVPEGTQFAIDLSEGQSVDATTRWSREDRMGVEFAAPIDLALLRPQARALAG; encoded by the coding sequence ATGGCTATTGTCCGCAAAACAGATACTGATGCGCCCGCCAGGACCGCGAGCCTGCTGGTTTCGCTGGGTCTGGCCGAAAGCGGCACGGAAGTCGCCGCCAACTGGCTGTCGCGCAGCTTCACTCATGTCGCCGCCCTGTGGCCACTGATGCTGCTGGCCAAGCTGTGCGTTGCGGCGCTGCTCGGCATGCTTTCCTTCACCCGGCCGGAACATGGCGCCCTGCTGTGCGGCGTGGTGCTGATCGACGGCCTGCTGATGCTGGTGCCGCGCTGGGCGCTGTTCCGCAATCTGCGACCCCATGTCCAGAACTGGCTGATGCTGCCCGCGCTCTTCTGCTCGGGCTTAAGTTTCAGCCTGTGGCTGGCGCATGGCAATGGCGTGGCGATGCCGTCCGCCGTGCCGGAAATGGCGATCGCGCTGCTGGCGGTCTGCATCGTCGGCGATCGGCGCCTGCTGGGGCTCAGCTATTTCATGGGGGCGCTGCTGGTGGCCGGCATCGCCCATGCGGGCATGGTGCATCTGGGGCTGCTGGCCAGTTGCCTGGCGGTGATGGCGATCGCCACCCTGCGGCAGGCGGCGGCGGATCGTGAACGGGCGATCGAACAGCATCGGCAGGATCTCAAGGCGCAGCGTTCCGATCGGCTGCTGGAGGAATATGAACAGTCCGGCCGCGGCTGGTTCTGGGAAACCGATCGTCACGGCCACATCACCTATATCTCCGCCACCCTGGCCGAACCGCTGGGCGTGGAAGCGGGCAGCCTGATCGGCCGGTCGCTGACCGACATCATTCAGCAGGGTGACCGGCAACAGGGCGATGGCGAGCGAACGCTGGGCTTCCACCTCTCGGCCCGCACCGGCTTTGCCGACATCGCCGTGCGGGCCGCGATCGCGCGCGAGGAACGCTGGTGGTCGATCTCGGGCGAACCGGTGTTCAACGAATATGGCCAGTTCCACGGCTTCCGCGGATCGGGCACCGACCTGACCGAAATGCGGCGCAGCCAGGCGGAAGTGACGCGCCTGGCCCAATATGATTCGCTGACCGGCCTCGCCAACCGCGTGCAGATGTTGCAGGCGCTGGAGCAGGCAGTGCTCGGCTCGCGGGGCAAGCAGGGCGAATGCGCGCTGATGATGCTCGACCTCGACCGGTTCAAGAGTGTCAACGACACGCTCGGCCATCCGGCCGGCGACGCGCTGCTACGTCAGGTCAGCCAGCGCCTCCAGCGCGTGGTCGGCAATCAGGGGCTGGTCGGGCGCCAGGGCGGCGACGAGTTCAAGGTGCTGGTGCATGGCCGCCATGACCGCAACCGGCTCGGCCTGCTGGCGCAGGCGATCATCAGCGCCCTGTCGCAACCCTATTCGATCGAGGGCACGGGCGTGGTGATCGGCGTGTCGATCGGCATTTCCTTCTGCCCCGAAGACGGCGTCACCGCCGATGCCCTGATCCGCAATGCCGACCTCGCCCTCTACAAGGCGAAGGGCGATGGGCGCGGCGTATATCGCTTCTATTCGGCCGACATGCATGCCGATGCGGAGGATCGCCGCCAGCTCGAACAGGATCTGCGCCATGCGCTGACGGCGGACGGCCTGCACCTCGTCTATCAGCCGATCGTCAGTTCGACGACCGAGCGCATCACCGGCTATGAGGCGCTGCTGCGCTGGGATCATCCGGTGCGGGGCGCCATCTCGCCGGCCTTGTTCGTCCCCATTGCGGAGGATAGCGGCCTGATCGCGCCGATCGGCGAATGGGTGATGCGCACCGCCTGCCGCGACGCCGCCCAGTGGGACGCCGGCATCCGCGTTGCGGTCAATGTCTCGGCGATGCAGTTCGCCAATCCCGGTTTCCCGACCACCGTGATGCAGGCCCTGGCGAGCGCGCAGCTGGCGCCCGAACGGCTGGAGCTGGAAATCACCGAAAGCGTGTTCCTGAACGACAATGACGGCACCGACGCCATGTTCACCCGGCTCAAGGGGCTGGGCGTGCGGCTGGCGCTGGACGATTTCGGCACCGGCTATTCGTCGCTCGGCTATCTGAAGAAGGCGCCGTTCGACAAGATCAAGATCGACCAGAGCTTCGTGCGCGGTGCCGCGATCCGGGGCAGCCGCAACAGCGCGATCATCAAGGCGATCGTCAGCCTGGCCGAGGCGCTGGGCATGGATACGACCGCGGAAGGGGCCGAGACTCGCGACGAGTTGGACCTGATCCGGCAACTGGGGTGCAGCCATATCCAGGGCTATATCTATGGCCGGCCGATGCCCGCCGCGCAGGTGCTGGAAGGCCAGCGCGCCAATGGCGTCTCCGCCCGGTCCGAAGGCTTCCAGTCGAGCCGGCCGGAGCGCAAGGCGATGCTGCGCACGGTCGCCGTCCATCATGACGGCCATGTCTATAATGGCCGCATCCGCAACATCTCCGCCACCGGCGCGATGATCGAGGGGCTGTGGAATGTGCCGGAAGGCACGCAGTTCGCGATCGACCTGTCGGAGGGGCAGAGCGTCGACGCGACCACCCGCTGGTCGCGCGAGGACCGCATGGGGGTGGAATTTGCCGCCCCGATCGACCTTGCCCTGCTCCGCCCGCAGGCGCGCGCACTGGCCGGATAG